Proteins encoded together in one Procambarus clarkii isolate CNS0578487 chromosome 71, FALCON_Pclarkii_2.0, whole genome shotgun sequence window:
- the LOC138356270 gene encoding nascent polypeptide-associated complex subunit alpha, muscle-specific form-like encodes MAVEASPLEQCFPRQGEGAGSPGLPASPAVPTSPAVPAPPAVPASPAVPASPAVPTSPAVPAPPAVPAPPAVPASPAVPTSPAVPASPAVPAPPAVPVSPAVPAPPAVPAPPAVPAVPASPAVPASPAVPAVPAPPAVPAPPAVPAPPTVPASPAVPAPPAVPAPPAVPASSAVPAPPAVPAPPTVPAPPAVPAPPAVPAPPAVPASPAVPAVPASPAVPAPPAVPAPPAVPAPPTVPASPAVPAPPAVPAPPAVPAPPDVPASPAVPAPPTVPAPPAVPAPPAVPASPAVPASPAVPASPAVPAPPAVPASPAVPAPPAVPASPAVPAPPAVPASPAVPAVPAPPAVPAPPAVPASSAVPAPPAVPASPAVPAPHAVPAPPAVPASPAVPAPPAVPASPAVPTSPTVPASSAVPASSAVPAPPAVPAPPAVPAVPASPAVPASPAVPAPPAVPAPPAVPAPPAVPAPPAVPAPPAVPAPPAVPASPAVPASPAVPAPPAVPASPAVPASPAVPAPPAVPAPPAVPATPAVPASPAVPAPPAVPASPAVPASPAVPACPTCRACPTCRACPTCRACLTCRACLTCRACLTCRACPTCRACPTCRACLTCRACLTCRACPTCRACPTCRACLTGRACSTCRACSTCRACSTCLACLTCRACLTCRACPTCRACPTCRACLTGRACSTCRACSTCRACSTCLACLTCRACLTCRACPTCRACPTCSACPTCRACLTCRACLTCSTCRACLNCHA; translated from the exons ATGGCGGTCGAAGCATCACCACTTGAGCAGTGTTTCCCGCGCCAGGGCGAGGGCGCCGGGAGCCCCGGAT TGCCTGCCTCACCTGCCGTGCCTACCTCACCTGCCGTGCCTGCCCCacctgccgtgcctgcctcacctgccgtgcctgcctcacctgcCGTGCCTACCTCACCTGCCGTGCCTGCTCCACCTGCGGTGCCTGCACCacctgccgtgcctgcctcacctgcCGTGCCTACCTCACCTGCAGTGCCTGCCTCACCTGCCGTGCCTGCCCCACCTGCCGTGCCTGTCTCACCTGCCGTGCCTGCCCCACCTGCCGTGCCTGCCCCACCTgccgtgcctgccgtgcctgcctcacctgccgtgcctgcctcacctgccgtgcctgccgtgcctgctcCACCTGCGGTGCCTGCACCACCTGCCGTGCCTGCTCCACCTAccgtgcctgcctcacctgcCGTGCCTGCCCCACCTGCCGTGCCTGCCCCacctgccgtgcctgcctcatcTGCCGTGCCTGCACCACCTGCCGTGCCTGCTCCACCTACCGTGCCTGCCCCACCTGCCGTGCCTGCCCCACCTGCCGTGCCTGCCCCacctgccgtgcctgcctcacctgccgtacctgccgtgcctgcctcacctgcCGTGCCTGCTCCACCTGCCGTGCCTGCACCACCTGCCGTGCCTGCTCCACCTAccgtgcctgcctcacctgcCGTCCCTGCCCCACCTGCCGTGCCTGCCCCACCTGCCGTGCCTGCCCCACCTGACGTGCCTGCCTCACCTGCCGTGCCTGCACCACCTACCGTGCCTGCCCCACCTGCCGTGCCTGCCCCacctgccgtgcctgcctcacctgccgtgcctgcctcacctgccgtgcctgcctcacctgcCGTGCCTGCCCCacctgccgtgcctgcctcacctgcCGTGCCTGCTCCacctgccgtgcctgcctcacctgcCGTGCCTGCCCCacctgccgtgcctgcctcacctgccgtgcctgccgtgcctgcccCACCTGCTGTGCCTGCCCCacctgccgtgcctgcctcatcTGCCGTGCCTGCTCCacctgccgtgcctgcctcacctgcCGTGCCTGCCCCACATGCCGTGCCTGCCCCacctgccgtgcctgcctcacctgcCGTGCCTGCTCCacctgccgtgcctgcctcacctgcCGTGCCTACCTCACCTACCGTGCCTGCCTCatctgccgtgcctgcctcatcTGCCGTGCCTGCCCCACCTGCCGTGCCTGCTCCACCTgccgtgcctgccgtgcctgcctcacctgccgtgcctgcctcacctgcCGTGCCTGCTCCACCTGCCGTGCCTGCCCCACCTGCCGTGCCTGCTCCACCTGCCGTGCCTGCTCCACCTGCCGTGCCTGCTCCACCTGCCGTGCCTGCTCCacctgccgtgcctgcctcacctgccgtgcctgcctcacctgcCGTGCCTGCTCCacctgccgtgcctgcctcacctgccgtgcctgcctcacctgcCGTGCCTGCCCCACCTGCCGTGCCTGCCCCACCTGCCGTGCCTGCCACacctgccgtgcctgcctcacctgcCGTGCCTGCCCCacctgccgtgcctgcctcacctgccgtgcctgcctcacctgcCGTGCCTGCCTGCCCCACCTGCCGTGCCTGCCCCACATGCCGTGCCTGCCCCacctgccgtgcctgcctcacctgccgtgcctgcctcacctgccgtgcctgcctcacctgcCGTGCCTGCCCCACCTGCCGTGCCTGCCCCacctgccgtgcctgcctcacctgccgtgcctgcctcacctgcCGTGCCTGCCCCACCTGCCGTGCCTGCCCCacctgccgtgcctgcctcaccgGCCGTGCCTGCTCCACCTGCCGTGCCTGTTCCACCTGCCGTGCCTGCTCCACCTGCCTTGCCTGCCTCacctgccgtgcctgcctcacctgcCGTGCCTGCCCCACCTGCCGTGCCTGCCCCacctgccgtgcctgcctcaccgGCCGTGCCTGCTCCACCTGCCGTGCCTGTTCCACCTGCCGTGCCTGCTCCACCTGCCTTGCCTGCCTCacctgccgtgcctgcctcacctgcCGTGCCTGCCCCACCTGCCGTGCCTGCCCCACCTGCAGTGCCTGCCCCacctgccgtgcctgcctcacctgccgtgcctgcctcacctgctccacctgccgtgcctgcctcaacTGCCATGCCTGA
- the LOC138356271 gene encoding uncharacterized protein yields MPDPPAVPASPAVPASPAVPASPAPPAVPASTAMPDPPAVPASPAVPASPAVPASPAPPASPAPPASPAVPAPPAVPASTAMPDPPAVPASPAVPASPAVPASPAVPAPPAVPAPPAVPAPPAVPAPSAVPAPPAVPNRVAGTQGMGRH; encoded by the coding sequence ATGCCTGACCCacctgccgtgcctgcctcacctgccgtgcctgcctcacctgccgtgcctgcctcacctgctccacctgccgtgcctgcctcaacTGCCATGCCTGACCCacctgccgtgcctgcctcacctgccgtgcctgcctcaccggccgtgcctgcctcacctgctccacctgcctcacctgctccacctgcctcacctgccgTGCCTGCTCCacctgccgtgcctgcctcaacTGCCATGCCTGACCCacctgccgtgcctgcctcacctgccgtgcctgcctcacctgccgtgcctgcctcacctgcCGTGCCTGCCCCACCTGCCGTGCCTGCCCCACCTGCCGTGCCTGCTCCACCTGCCGTGCCTGCTCCATCTGCCGTGCCTGCTCCACCTGCCGTGCCTAACAGAGTGGCAGGAACACAGGGAATGGGCCGCCACTGA